In one window of Photobacterium leiognathi DNA:
- the recG gene encoding ATP-dependent DNA helicase RecG, which translates to MSGQLLNTIALGELSGVGAKMAEKLEKIGLNNVQDLLFHLPLRYEDRTRIWPINRAMPGQHLTVQGEVHHTSITFGKRKMLAVKIGDGTGSVTLRFFNFNAAMKNSFAEGKQVKAYGEIKGSKFGLEIIHPDYRIFSEPTELSVEETLTPVYPTTDGLRQLTLRNLTDQALNLLDKAAVTELLPEGLYDRQMTLAQALRLMHRPTPDISLDQLDAGKHPAQHRLILEELLAQNLSMLALRSKGQQHNAWPLAAKDTLKQQLLDSLPFSPTGAQQRVVADIETDLAKAQPMMRLVQGDVGSGKTLVAALAALRAIEHGYQVALMAPTELLAEQHAINFANWLNPMGIQVGWLAGKLKGKARETELTRIASGEVKMVVGTHALFQDHVKFDNLALVIIDEQHRFGVHQRLELREKGANDGRYPHQLVMTATPIPRTLAMTAYADMDTSIIDELPPGRTPIQTVALPDARRAEIIERIRSACLNEGRQAYWVCTLIDESEVLEAQAASDTADELTGLLPDLKIGLVHGRMKAQEKQAVMASFKASELDLLVATTVIEVGVDVPNASLMVIENPERLGLAQLHQLRGRVGRGKVASHCVLLYHAPLSKTAQKRLGVLRESSDGFVIAQRDLEIRGPGELLGTKQTGIAEFKVADLIRDQYLIPQVQKLARYIHDNYPDNAKAIIDRWLGQRETYSNA; encoded by the coding sequence ATGAGTGGACAACTCCTCAATACCATTGCGCTAGGTGAACTCTCTGGCGTTGGAGCAAAAATGGCAGAAAAGCTAGAAAAGATTGGGCTTAACAATGTCCAAGATTTACTGTTTCATTTGCCACTGCGCTATGAGGATCGCACTCGTATTTGGCCTATCAATCGTGCTATGCCGGGGCAACATCTCACCGTTCAAGGTGAAGTCCACCATACCAGTATTACTTTCGGTAAGCGTAAAATGCTGGCGGTAAAAATCGGTGATGGTACTGGTTCGGTAACCCTGCGCTTTTTTAACTTCAATGCGGCGATGAAAAATAGCTTCGCTGAAGGTAAACAAGTTAAAGCCTATGGTGAAATTAAAGGCAGTAAATTTGGCCTTGAAATCATTCACCCTGATTATCGTATTTTCTCAGAGCCAACCGAACTCAGCGTTGAAGAAACCTTAACGCCTGTATACCCAACTACTGATGGCTTACGCCAACTGACGCTGCGTAACTTAACCGACCAAGCGCTTAACTTGCTTGATAAAGCCGCTGTCACTGAGCTACTGCCAGAAGGTTTATACGACCGTCAAATGACTCTCGCTCAAGCACTGCGTTTAATGCATCGTCCAACGCCTGATATTTCTCTCGATCAACTGGATGCAGGTAAACATCCTGCTCAACATCGTTTGATTTTAGAAGAGCTGCTGGCGCAAAATTTATCAATGCTGGCACTGCGTAGCAAAGGTCAACAACATAACGCTTGGCCGCTTGCCGCCAAAGATACCTTAAAGCAACAACTACTCGATAGTCTGCCTTTCTCACCAACAGGTGCTCAGCAACGTGTGGTGGCAGATATTGAAACCGATCTTGCCAAAGCCCAACCTATGATGCGTTTAGTACAAGGTGATGTGGGCTCAGGTAAAACCTTGGTAGCCGCGCTTGCAGCGCTACGTGCGATTGAGCATGGCTATCAAGTGGCATTAATGGCACCCACTGAATTGCTGGCAGAGCAACATGCGATCAACTTTGCCAATTGGCTTAATCCGATGGGGATCCAGGTTGGTTGGCTGGCAGGTAAGCTTAAAGGTAAAGCTCGTGAAACCGAGCTAACTCGTATTGCTAGCGGCGAAGTGAAAATGGTGGTCGGCACGCATGCGCTGTTCCAAGATCACGTAAAGTTCGACAACTTAGCTTTAGTTATCATTGATGAGCAACACCGCTTTGGTGTCCATCAACGTTTAGAGCTTCGTGAAAAAGGCGCAAATGACGGACGCTATCCACACCAGCTCGTAATGACGGCAACACCGATCCCTCGTACATTAGCCATGACAGCTTATGCTGATATGGACACCTCGATCATTGATGAACTGCCACCAGGGCGAACGCCAATCCAAACCGTAGCGTTGCCTGATGCTCGGCGTGCGGAAATCATTGAGCGTATTCGCTCAGCTTGTCTTAACGAAGGTCGCCAAGCTTATTGGGTCTGTACGTTAATTGATGAATCTGAAGTCCTAGAAGCACAAGCCGCTTCTGATACCGCTGATGAACTGACAGGCTTACTGCCAGATCTGAAAATTGGCTTGGTACACGGGCGAATGAAGGCGCAAGAAAAGCAAGCTGTGATGGCAAGCTTTAAAGCTAGCGAGCTAGATTTACTGGTCGCCACAACGGTAATTGAAGTGGGCGTTGACGTGCCCAATGCTAGCTTGATGGTAATTGAAAACCCTGAGCGTTTAGGTTTAGCACAGCTGCACCAGCTTCGTGGTCGTGTTGGTCGAGGCAAAGTGGCTAGTCACTGTGTCCTGCTTTATCACGCACCGCTATCGAAAACTGCACAAAAGCGTTTAGGCGTACTACGTGAAAGTAGCGATGGTTTTGTAATTGCTCAACGTGACTTAGAAATTCGTGGCCCCGGTGAGTTACTTGGTACTAAACAAACCGGTATTGCTGAATTTAAAGTTGCCGATCTTATCCGTGACCAATACTTAATTCCCCAAGTGCAAAAACTGGCGCGTTATATTCACGATAACTACCCTGATAACGCCAAAGCAATCATTGATCGCTGGCTAGGTCAGCGAGAAACCTACTCCAACGCCTAA
- the trmH gene encoding tRNA (guanosine(18)-2'-O)-methyltransferase TrmH, with protein MTPDRFQRIHEVLATRQPDLTVCMEEVHKPNNVSAIIRTADAVGVHKVHAVWPKEGMRVLSHTSAGARNWVELDTHDSMVEAVQALKDQGMQVLATNLSDTAIDFREVDYTKPTAIILGGEKNGITAEALSMADQDIIIPMVGMVQSLNVSVASALILYEAQRQRQNAGMYEREKTLLPDDVVNRILFERGHPVLAKVAKQKGLPYPQLDDEGQIVADETWWAAMQAKKVKTRQLVTDKDE; from the coding sequence ATGACCCCAGATCGTTTTCAACGTATCCATGAAGTATTGGCAACACGTCAGCCCGATCTGACGGTATGTATGGAAGAAGTCCATAAGCCTAATAATGTCTCAGCTATCATTCGCACTGCTGATGCGGTTGGTGTTCACAAAGTCCATGCGGTTTGGCCTAAAGAAGGCATGCGTGTATTAAGTCACACCTCTGCTGGCGCTCGAAACTGGGTTGAATTAGACACTCACGATTCGATGGTTGAAGCCGTTCAAGCGTTAAAAGATCAAGGCATGCAAGTGCTAGCAACCAACCTGTCAGATACTGCGATTGATTTTCGTGAAGTGGATTACACCAAGCCGACAGCGATCATTTTAGGTGGCGAGAAAAACGGGATCACTGCCGAAGCACTTTCAATGGCAGATCAAGATATCATTATCCCAATGGTTGGCATGGTACAGTCACTAAATGTGTCGGTAGCAAGCGCACTGATTTTGTATGAAGCACAACGCCAACGCCAAAATGCAGGCATGTATGAACGAGAGAAAACCTTACTGCCTGATGATGTCGTCAACCGTATTTTGTTTGAACGAGGCCACCCTGTGCTCGCAAAAGTTGCGAAGCAAAAAGGCTTACCGTATCCACAATTAGATGATGAAGGTCAGATTGTGGCAGATGAAACATGGTGGGCTGCAATGCAAGCGAAAAAAGTGAAAACACGCCAACTTGTAACAGATAAGGACGAGTAA
- the spoT gene encoding bifunctional GTP diphosphokinase/guanosine-3',5'-bis pyrophosphate 3'-pyrophosphohydrolase has product MYLFDSLKEVAIEYLPEPQLEALRQAFLVARDAHEGQTRSTGEPYIIHPVAVARILAEMRLDIETLMAALLHDVIEDTEVTKEDLASRFGDTVAELVDGVSKLDKLKFRDRKEAQAENFRKMIMAMAHDIRVILIKLADRTHNMRTLGALRPDKRRRIARETLEIFSPLAHRLGIHNIKSELEELGFEALYPNRYRVLKQVVAAARGNRKEMINKIHAEIEGRLSDAGINATVLGREKNLYSIYNKMKNKEQRFHSIMDIYAFRVLVSDLDTCYRVLGQVHNLYKPRPSRMKDYIAIPKANGYQSLHTSLVGPHGVPVEVQIRTEDMDQMADKGVAAHWTYKDGESSGTTAQVKAQRWMQSLLELQQSAGSSFEFIENVKSDLFPDEIYVFTPKGRIVELPVGATAVDFAYAVHTDVGNACVGSRVDRQPYPLSKPLKNGQTIEIISAPGARPNAAWLNYVVTSRARTKIRQVLKTMRRDESITLGRRLLNHALGGANLDSIASENITKVLTDLKLNSIEDLLAEIGLGEVMSVVIARRFLGNADELTPKENDRRLPIQGADGILLTFANCCHPIHGDPIIAHVSPGKGLVIHREECANVRGYRKEPDKYMAVEWSEDFDQEFVTCLKVDMQNHQGALADLTNTIAATGSNIQGLATEEKDGRLYTITVKLTTRSRIHLANIMRRIRIMPNVVRVARQKN; this is encoded by the coding sequence TTGTATCTTTTTGATAGCCTGAAAGAAGTCGCAATCGAGTACCTGCCAGAGCCTCAGCTAGAGGCTCTTCGGCAGGCTTTTCTCGTTGCTCGCGACGCACACGAAGGGCAAACTCGCTCCACTGGCGAGCCTTATATTATCCACCCCGTTGCGGTTGCTCGCATCTTGGCGGAAATGCGTCTCGATATTGAAACGCTCATGGCGGCATTGCTTCATGACGTTATCGAAGATACCGAGGTCACCAAGGAAGATCTTGCCAGCCGTTTTGGCGACACTGTTGCTGAACTGGTCGATGGCGTATCGAAACTTGATAAATTAAAGTTTCGCGATCGTAAGGAAGCACAAGCTGAAAACTTCCGCAAAATGATCATGGCAATGGCGCATGATATTCGCGTAATTTTAATTAAGCTGGCTGACCGTACCCACAATATGCGAACTCTTGGCGCACTGCGTCCAGATAAGCGTCGTCGTATTGCCCGCGAAACCCTTGAAATATTCTCTCCTCTTGCCCACCGTCTGGGTATCCATAACATCAAATCTGAACTTGAAGAGCTTGGCTTTGAAGCGTTATACCCAAATCGCTACCGTGTATTAAAACAAGTTGTAGCGGCGGCCCGTGGTAACCGTAAAGAGATGATCAATAAAATTCACGCTGAAATTGAGGGTCGCCTCAGTGATGCGGGAATTAATGCCACCGTATTAGGTCGCGAGAAAAACTTGTACTCCATCTATAACAAGATGAAGAACAAAGAGCAGCGTTTCCACTCCATCATGGATATCTATGCTTTCCGTGTGCTTGTGAGTGATTTAGATACCTGCTATCGCGTATTAGGACAAGTACATAACCTGTACAAACCGCGTCCTAGCCGCATGAAAGACTATATTGCGATCCCGAAAGCCAATGGCTATCAATCGCTGCATACCTCGCTTGTCGGCCCTCATGGTGTTCCTGTTGAAGTACAAATTCGTACCGAAGATATGGATCAAATGGCAGACAAAGGTGTTGCTGCGCACTGGACCTACAAAGACGGCGAAAGCTCAGGTACTACCGCGCAAGTTAAAGCCCAGCGTTGGATGCAAAGCTTACTTGAACTTCAACAAAGTGCAGGTAGCTCATTTGAATTTATTGAGAACGTAAAATCCGATCTCTTCCCTGATGAGATTTACGTTTTCACCCCGAAAGGCCGTATCGTTGAATTGCCCGTTGGCGCAACGGCGGTAGATTTCGCTTACGCAGTGCATACTGATGTCGGTAATGCTTGTGTCGGCTCTCGCGTAGATCGCCAGCCTTACCCATTAAGTAAGCCGCTGAAAAACGGTCAAACCATTGAAATCATCAGTGCTCCTGGTGCACGTCCGAATGCAGCATGGCTAAACTATGTTGTCACCTCTCGTGCTCGCACCAAGATCCGTCAAGTACTGAAAACCATGCGCCGAGATGAATCGATCACTTTAGGTCGTCGTCTACTCAATCATGCACTTGGTGGCGCTAACCTTGATAGTATAGCTAGTGAAAACATCACTAAGGTGTTAACTGATCTTAAACTCAATTCAATAGAAGATCTTCTGGCTGAAATTGGTTTGGGTGAAGTAATGAGTGTGGTGATCGCCCGTCGTTTCTTAGGTAATGCTGATGAGCTAACACCAAAAGAAAACGATCGTCGCCTACCGATCCAAGGTGCTGATGGCATTCTGCTCACCTTTGCTAACTGTTGTCACCCAATCCATGGCGATCCAATTATTGCCCATGTGAGCCCGGGTAAAGGCTTGGTTATTCACCGTGAAGAATGCGCTAATGTTCGTGGTTATCGAAAAGAGCCTGATAAGTACATGGCGGTGGAATGGAGCGAAGATTTCGATCAAGAATTTGTAACTTGTTTGAAAGTCGATATGCAAAATCACCAAGGTGCATTAGCCGATCTTACCAACACCATTGCGGCTACGGGCTCTAATATCCAAGGCTTAGCAACGGAAGAAAAAGATGGTCGCTTGTACACCATCACAGTGAAGCTCACCACACGTAGCCGAATCCACTTGGCTAACATTATGCGTCGCATTCGAATTATGCCTAATGTTGTGCGTGTCGCTCGCCAGAAAAACTAG
- the rpoZ gene encoding DNA-directed RNA polymerase subunit omega, which translates to MARVTVQDAVDKIGNRFDLIQIAARRARQMQTGGKDPLVPEENDKYTVIALREIEEGLITKDILDARERQELQEQEAAELAAVSAIAGDHR; encoded by the coding sequence ATGGCACGCGTAACCGTTCAAGACGCTGTTGATAAAATTGGCAACCGTTTCGATCTGATCCAAATTGCTGCTCGCCGCGCACGTCAAATGCAAACAGGCGGTAAGGATCCACTGGTTCCTGAAGAAAACGACAAGTACACAGTAATTGCACTTCGTGAAATCGAAGAAGGTCTAATTACTAAAGATATCCTAGATGCTCGCGAGCGTCAGGAACTGCAAGAGCAAGAAGCTGCAGAACTAGCAGCAGTTAGTGCTATTGCTGGCGACCACCGTTAA
- the gmk gene encoding guanylate kinase yields MSKGTLYIVSAPSGAGKSSLINALLETNPTYDMKVSVSHTTRGMRPGEEHGVHYNFVSVEEFTDLVEQGAFLEHAEVFGNYYGTSRLWIEEQLNKGIDVFLDIDWQGARQIRKLMPAAKSIFILPPSKEELERRLNTRGQDSETVIARRMQEARSEISHFDEYDYVIVNDDFDVALIDFKAIIRAERLKQDKQAAKYKSMLSALLADQ; encoded by the coding sequence ATGAGCAAAGGTACTCTATACATCGTGTCGGCCCCAAGCGGTGCTGGTAAATCAAGTCTGATTAATGCCCTTCTTGAAACTAACCCGACCTATGACATGAAAGTATCCGTGTCCCATACCACTCGCGGCATGCGCCCGGGCGAAGAGCACGGTGTTCATTACAATTTCGTTAGCGTAGAAGAATTTACTGACTTGGTAGAGCAAGGTGCATTCCTTGAACATGCGGAAGTATTCGGTAACTACTACGGCACTTCACGTTTATGGATCGAAGAGCAATTAAATAAAGGGATCGACGTATTCCTTGATATCGATTGGCAAGGTGCGCGTCAAATTCGCAAACTGATGCCAGCGGCTAAAAGCATCTTCATCCTACCACCATCAAAAGAAGAACTAGAGCGTCGTCTAAATACACGCGGCCAAGACAGCGAAACTGTTATTGCTCGCCGTATGCAAGAAGCACGTTCTGAGATCTCTCATTTCGATGAATACGATTACGTTATCGTTAATGACGATTTCGACGTTGCTTTAATTGATTTTAAGGCAATTATTCGTGCAGAACGATTGAAGCAAGACAAGCAAGCTGCTAAATATAAAAGCATGTTGTCTGCACTACTAGCAGATCAGTAA
- a CDS encoding YicC/YloC family endoribonuclease: MIHSMTAYARREIKGNWGTAVWEIRSVNQRYLETYIRMPEQFRSLEPVLRERFRKRLARGKVECNLRFEANIAANTELTINEELAKQVIHAAKWVKETAGEGNIGPFQVLNWPGVMEAPEQDLDTINKDLLAGFELAIDDFIAARASEGENMKQLIDQRLDAISAEATKVRSMMPEIINWQRERIMSRLEEAKVDLDANRIEQELIMLAQKSDVAEELDRLDSHVKETQKILAKGGACGRRLDFMMQEFNRESNTLASKSINTEVTASAVELKVLIEQMREQIQNIE; the protein is encoded by the coding sequence ATGATCCATAGTATGACTGCGTATGCCCGTCGCGAAATTAAAGGCAATTGGGGTACAGCTGTGTGGGAAATCCGCTCAGTAAACCAGCGTTATCTTGAAACTTACATTCGTATGCCTGAGCAATTTCGTAGCTTAGAGCCCGTATTACGTGAGCGTTTCCGTAAACGTCTTGCTCGCGGTAAGGTTGAATGTAACCTACGTTTTGAAGCCAACATTGCTGCAAACACTGAGCTAACCATCAATGAAGAGTTAGCAAAACAAGTGATTCACGCTGCGAAATGGGTAAAAGAGACCGCGGGTGAAGGTAATATTGGCCCATTCCAAGTACTTAACTGGCCGGGTGTGATGGAAGCGCCAGAGCAAGATCTCGATACAATTAATAAAGATCTACTGGCTGGGTTTGAATTAGCTATTGATGACTTCATCGCGGCACGTGCTAGCGAAGGTGAAAACATGAAGCAGCTGATCGACCAACGTCTTGATGCCATTTCAGCAGAAGCGACCAAAGTTCGCAGCATGATGCCAGAAATCATCAACTGGCAGCGTGAGCGCATTATGTCTCGTCTAGAAGAAGCCAAAGTTGATCTTGATGCTAACCGTATTGAGCAAGAGCTGATCATGCTAGCGCAAAAGAGCGATGTCGCAGAAGAGCTAGATCGCCTAGATTCTCACGTCAAAGAAACCCAGAAAATATTGGCTAAAGGTGGCGCTTGTGGCCGTCGTTTAGATTTCATGATGCAAGAGTTCAACCGTGAATCGAACACCCTAGCATCAAAATCGATCAATACTGAAGTCACCGCATCTGCTGTAGAGCTAAAAGTGCTTATCGAGCAAATGCGTGAACAAATTCAGAACATCGAATAA
- the rph gene encoding ribonuclease PH, with protein sequence MRPSGRSANQVRPITITRQYTAHAEGSVLVEFGNTKVICTASVEENVPRWLKGKGQGWVTAEYGMLPRATHTRNRREAANGKQGGRTMEIQRLIARSLRAAVDLEVLGEQMITVDCDVIQADGGTRTASITGAMVALVDAINYMLEKGMIKKNPLKGMVAAVSVGIYNGEPICDLEYLEDSAAETDMNVVMTEEGKMIEIQGTAEGEAFSHEELLAMLALAKDGISDIISMQKKALEN encoded by the coding sequence ATGCGTCCAAGCGGAAGAAGTGCGAATCAAGTTCGTCCAATCACTATTACTCGTCAATACACGGCTCATGCTGAAGGTTCAGTACTGGTCGAGTTTGGCAATACTAAAGTTATTTGTACGGCGAGTGTAGAAGAAAATGTTCCGCGTTGGCTAAAAGGTAAAGGCCAAGGTTGGGTGACAGCTGAATACGGCATGTTGCCACGTGCTACTCACACTCGTAACCGTCGTGAAGCAGCGAACGGTAAGCAAGGTGGCCGTACGATGGAGATCCAACGTCTAATCGCACGTAGCTTGCGTGCAGCGGTTGATCTGGAAGTGTTAGGCGAGCAGATGATCACGGTTGACTGTGATGTGATCCAAGCTGATGGCGGTACGCGCACAGCATCTATTACTGGTGCGATGGTGGCACTGGTTGATGCAATTAACTACATGCTAGAAAAAGGCATGATCAAGAAGAATCCATTAAAAGGTATGGTGGCTGCGGTTTCTGTTGGCATTTACAACGGTGAGCCAATTTGCGATTTGGAATACCTTGAAGATTCAGCGGCTGAAACCGACATGAACGTGGTGATGACTGAAGAAGGTAAAATGATTGAAATCCAAGGCACAGCCGAGGGTGAAGCCTTTAGTCACGAAGAATTACTGGCAATGCTGGCGTTAGCGAAAGACGGCATTAGCGACATTATTTCAATGCAGAAAAAAGCGTTGGAAAATTAA
- the pyrE gene encoding orotate phosphoribosyltransferase, producing the protein MKAYQRQFIEFALEKGVLKFGEFTLKSGRKSPYFFNAGLFNTGRDLARLGRFYAEALVDAKIEFDVLFGPAYKGIPIATTTAVALADHHDVDTPYCFNRKEAKNHGEGGNLVGSALEGRIMLVDDVITAGTAIRESMEIIKANGADLAGVLVAIDRQEKGQGELSAIQEVERDFGCAVISIVSLGDVVTYLSEQAGMEQHLEAVKAYRAEYGV; encoded by the coding sequence ATGAAAGCATATCAGCGTCAGTTCATCGAATTTGCCCTAGAGAAAGGCGTACTGAAATTTGGTGAGTTCACACTGAAATCCGGTCGTAAGAGCCCGTATTTCTTTAATGCTGGCTTATTTAATACCGGTCGCGACTTAGCGCGTCTTGGTCGTTTTTATGCTGAAGCTTTGGTTGATGCCAAGATTGAATTTGATGTGTTATTTGGCCCTGCCTACAAAGGTATTCCAATTGCAACAACAACGGCGGTTGCGCTGGCTGATCACCACGATGTAGATACGCCATACTGTTTTAACCGTAAAGAGGCTAAAAACCATGGTGAAGGTGGTAACTTAGTCGGTAGCGCGCTAGAAGGTCGTATCATGTTAGTCGATGACGTGATCACTGCTGGTACGGCAATTCGTGAATCAATGGAAATCATTAAAGCGAATGGCGCAGATTTAGCAGGCGTTTTAGTGGCAATTGATCGTCAAGAAAAAGGCCAAGGTGAGCTATCAGCGATTCAGGAAGTCGAGCGTGACTTTGGTTGTGCGGTAATTTCGATTGTCTCGCTAGGGGATGTGGTGACGTACCTTTCTGAGCAAGCAGGCATGGAACAACACCTTGAAGCGGTAAAAGCGTACCGTGCAGAGTACGGTGTGTAA
- the slmA gene encoding nucleoid occlusion factor SlmA: MAGTKKNNRREEILQCLAHMLESNQGSQRITTKMLAANVGVSEAALYRHFPSKARMFEGLIEFIEDSITTRINRILDDEKDTLNRLRMVMQFILMFAERNPGLTRIMTGHALMFEQDRLQSRINQLFERVESQLRQILKERKIREGKGFPIDESVLAAQLLGQVEGSLNRYVRSSFKYKPTANFDDYWTLLSAQLN; this comes from the coding sequence ATGGCAGGCACCAAAAAGAACAATCGCCGCGAAGAAATACTTCAGTGCTTAGCGCACATGCTGGAGTCAAATCAAGGCAGCCAACGTATCACCACCAAAATGCTAGCCGCGAATGTTGGCGTATCAGAAGCCGCTCTCTACCGCCATTTCCCAAGCAAAGCGCGTATGTTTGAAGGCTTAATTGAGTTTATCGAAGATTCAATTACTACACGTATTAACCGCATTTTAGATGACGAAAAAGATACCCTGAATCGCTTACGTATGGTGATGCAGTTCATACTTATGTTTGCTGAGCGTAACCCTGGTTTAACTCGTATCATGACGGGTCATGCTCTGATGTTTGAACAAGATCGTCTTCAATCTCGTATTAATCAACTGTTCGAACGTGTTGAATCGCAACTTCGCCAGATCTTAAAAGAGCGTAAAATTCGTGAAGGTAAAGGCTTTCCTATTGATGAGTCAGTTTTAGCAGCACAACTTCTAGGTCAAGTAGAAGGCAGCTTAAACCGTTACGTTCGCTCAAGCTTTAAGTACAAGCCAACGGCAAACTTTGACGATTACTGGACGCTATTAAGCGCGCAGCTAAACTAA
- the dut gene encoding dUTP diphosphatase — MNSIDLKILDPRVGNEFPLPAYATEGSAGLDLRACLDEALTVAPGETHLVPTGLAIHIGDPSLAATILPRSGLGHKHGIVLGNLVGLIDSDYQGQLMVSVWNRGETTFTIEPGDRIAQLVFLPVVQAQFNIVEDFNSTERGEGGFGHSGRS; from the coding sequence ATGAATAGTATCGATCTTAAAATTCTTGACCCTCGTGTCGGTAACGAATTTCCACTACCCGCTTACGCGACTGAAGGCTCTGCTGGCCTTGATTTACGTGCATGTCTAGATGAAGCCCTAACAGTAGCGCCGGGTGAAACTCACCTTGTTCCTACTGGCCTTGCTATTCACATTGGCGATCCAAGCCTTGCAGCAACCATCTTGCCGCGTTCAGGTTTAGGCCATAAACACGGTATCGTATTAGGGAACCTTGTTGGCTTAATTGACTCTGACTACCAAGGTCAACTGATGGTATCGGTATGGAACCGTGGTGAAACCACATTTACTATTGAGCCAGGCGATCGTATTGCTCAACTGGTATTCCTTCCAGTGGTACAAGCGCAATTTAATATCGTTGAAGATTTTAATAGCACCGAGCGCGGTGAAGGTGGCTTCGGTCATTCAGGTCGTAGCTAG
- the coaBC gene encoding bifunctional phosphopantothenoylcysteine decarboxylase/phosphopantothenate--cysteine ligase CoaBC: MQTLAGKKILLGISGGIAAYKCAELTRRLIERGAQVHVVMTNAAKEFITPLTMQAVSGHPVADSLLDPSAEASMGHIELAKWADLVLLAPATADLIARVSAGMGNDLLSTLCLATDAPIAVAPAMNQQMYRNIATQENIATLKRRGFHIWGPASGEQACGDVGPGRMLEPMQLVHLCEDFFQPQDLSTLNIVVTAGPTREAIDPVRYLSNYSSGKMGYAIAQAAAKRGANVTLISGPVNLATPNGVSRVDVKSAQEMHQAALEHAINNHIFIACAAVADFRPAHVAEQKMKKQDGHDEMVIQLVKNPDIVASVAALTDSRPFTVGFAAETQNVEQYARGKLANKNLDVICANDVSVQGQGFNSDSNALHLYWTNGDKVLPLAAKSELGLQLINEIVNLYQQANH, from the coding sequence ATGCAAACACTGGCAGGAAAAAAAATCCTTCTCGGCATTAGCGGCGGTATCGCTGCTTACAAATGTGCAGAGCTCACTCGACGCTTAATCGAGCGTGGCGCACAAGTTCATGTGGTAATGACCAACGCAGCCAAAGAGTTTATTACCCCACTCACAATGCAAGCCGTATCAGGCCACCCTGTCGCTGACAGCTTACTTGACCCATCAGCAGAAGCCTCTATGGGGCACATTGAATTGGCAAAATGGGCTGATCTTGTCTTACTCGCTCCTGCGACTGCCGACTTAATTGCTCGCGTAAGCGCGGGGATGGGTAACGATTTACTCTCAACCCTATGTCTTGCTACTGATGCCCCTATTGCTGTAGCACCTGCGATGAATCAACAGATGTACCGCAATATCGCCACACAAGAGAATATTGCGACGTTAAAGCGTCGAGGTTTTCATATTTGGGGACCTGCAAGCGGTGAGCAAGCCTGTGGTGATGTTGGCCCTGGTCGCATGTTAGAGCCAATGCAACTCGTCCACTTATGTGAAGACTTTTTCCAACCGCAAGATCTTAGTACTCTAAACATTGTGGTGACGGCGGGTCCTACCCGAGAAGCGATTGATCCGGTACGTTATTTAAGTAACTACAGCTCAGGAAAGATGGGTTATGCCATTGCTCAAGCTGCCGCTAAACGCGGTGCGAATGTCACACTGATCAGTGGCCCTGTTAATTTAGCGACACCAAATGGGGTCAGCCGTGTTGATGTTAAAAGCGCACAAGAAATGCACCAAGCCGCATTAGAACATGCGATAAACAACCACATTTTTATTGCTTGTGCGGCTGTTGCTGATTTTCGTCCAGCTCACGTTGCTGAGCAGAAAATGAAAAAACAAGATGGTCATGATGAGATGGTAATTCAACTTGTGAAGAATCCTGACATCGTGGCAAGCGTTGCCGCTCTCACAGACAGTCGCCCATTTACGGTTGGCTTTGCTGCTGAAACCCAAAATGTGGAGCAATATGCTCGTGGCAAACTGGCGAATAAAAATCTTGATGTGATTTGCGCTAACGATGTATCAGTCCAAGGACAAGGCTTTAACAGCGATAGCAATGCCCTGCACCTGTATTGGACGAACGGTGACAAAGTCTTACCATTGGCGGCAAAATCCGAGCTTGGGCTGCAATTAATCAACGAAATTGTTAATCTTTACCAACAAGCGAACCACTAG